A window of Globicephala melas chromosome 2, mGloMel1.2, whole genome shotgun sequence genomic DNA:
tagTCTCCACTAAAGCACAATAATCAGTTCTTAAACATTTTGCAAGCTAGTCTCAGATGGGATGTTTCCTGAAGGTACATGAAAATGTCGCTAGGATAAGAATGTGTAGTGCCCACCCTGACACAAGAAGGGAGGCAAGAAAAGGATCGTGCATTAAATTGATTTTATGTATTTACCAGCAATTTGAGGCAGACATGAATGAACAGGAATACTTGGAGGATGATCTTGATTGAAAAACATTTCAGTGTATCCACAATCCAGTCAGAATGCTATGGTGCTATATAGTATAAACTGCTCAgtgatatttccatttattttccttttagtaataaaattttttttctatctcatACATGATTGAACAcgtattttgctttaaaattaacAGTCATAATTGAAGAAACCATGGTTTATTTCTCTAATCAAGTGACCAAGCTGCTGAATCTTAAGGCCTCAACAAGTGTTGcatcttattattttcattgaacAATAAGACCTATTTTGATTATTCTGGTAAACAGCAATTTTGTTTCCCCAGTGGTTTCCGTTTGCCAAACAGTCATGACAGATGGTTTAACATGGTGGCTACTGCTTTCATGGGATTCTGTCAGGTGAATCCTCATTTCCAGTGCAACAGTTGTTGGCAATCTTTCATCAAAAGTCCATGCATTAGGACTTCTCTATCGTGGTTGGCCAAGGAGTCCTGCTTTGGCAGCCAGGGCTTCATTCTGCTGAATATGATATTCCTGAAATCTCATAGATATTCGTTgagtcatttttaaatatttctgtaagCAATGCTCTGAACAGGTGGTCTAGAAATAAAAAGATCCAAGAGTcaacacaaaaatattaattaaaagaaattgcatctattctaaaaaaataaccagtgggtacttttcttttctttgaatatatctgAGAATTAAATGGTATTAATGAGTAGCAAGTGATCATAGCTTTCAATTGTTAATACTTTCatccatttacaaaaattaatatatactGAATGCTTACCAGTTTGGAGGTACTAAAAACAATGGTAAGTCAGTCCCTGCCTTCTGGATTAGATTTTCTGCAGGTGTGTTTCAATATTAACTGAAATCCCACATTCCCATCTCTTATTCTGATTGTTAAAATGTAGGCCCAGTATcaggtttgttctttttaatgagaaACTCCATTCACAACATTTGtaattttcaactttttactttttaataagacTATTGTACTTAGCATCTCTCAAACTTCGtctttatttaacaaacacttattaTTGCTGGTTATATGTTAAGTTCTTGGCATGAATATTTATCAACATATTCCTCTGGAGCAATTTTATATCTCTTTTAGCcaatatataaatgttttgaaGAGGATATTAAAAGTTAAGACTTCTAATAGGGTTAGGCAATATGAGCCACCAAATTCAAACTCTACTTTTTCCAAAATTAACCTGAGTTTTCAAGGTCAGATAGGAAAGCCATGTCAAGTTTCTCTAGCCTGGCCATCTTGACTGAAAGCTAATTATTAAGAATCTTTGCTTTGGAACAATGTATTCAGCAAGTCCCAGGCATCTTCTCTAAAAATGTCTGCCGTAGTTCAGTGTGGCTGTGATATTAAATTTGGCATCGTTAAACCCAGTGCCACGAGTCTGGCTGCTTCAAGTTCCTCTGAGCAATGGAACATATAAAAGGTAGCCTAAATTCCTGTAATAACTAGGAACAAGCAAAATGCTTAGGGGGATCCCATTTATATTGTTTATGATGAACTTAGAGAATTTTTAGTGGGCAACACTTTTCATACCTCTTCAGGTTttacttctcttgttgtgaagtcTTTAACACAGTCCAAAAAGCAGGTTTCTGTAAGTTTATTGTAGGTTCCAAGAAATTCCTTAAACTACAAACAAATCAGAAGGTTCTTtaatatttggtttttaaaacaaagatgtttTAAATACTGATGTATTTAGGCAAAATACCCTGTAATACTTGATATCAAAGGTTCTTTTGCTACCTTAAATGGGTATAATATGATCTACAAAATATAGTCAGATTTTCTagttgaatatttattatttcctggaTTATCTttcaaattatctgaaaaatgaaTATGCTTCATATCATTTAACATCCATCTGtggaaatgaaatataaatattttgtgagaTCACTGACTGACATGGTTATATCCAGTAGTGCCTTAATTTTTTGCAAAATCCTTTTTCCTTAATTATAATACCTTACCTGTTTTATCTGATCAGATTCTGGTATTTGTGCAGCCATATTCTTTTGGTATGTTTATTAGTCACctgatttaaaagtaaaaagtttgTCAGTTTGTATACAAATTTCTGTAGGCTAGTTGAAGGTAATCAAAACAAGCACAGATTTTGAAATAGCACTGAAACGAGTCTACCTGAAAttactgttcatattttataaatttctgaTTATGTAATTATATGCCCCCCCACAATCTCCCAGGTCATTAATAAGAACCTTACAGTTTAGAACTCGATTTTCTTAATGCTAGCTATGAGAACCAAAGGCCCTATCTACATCTCCATTTTTTAGACAGTTTGCTCTGTTACCTTGCAAAGCTACGTATTAAAGTCCCATGCGTAGTACGGTTTTATGGGaaagagctctctggtgtcttcCTATAAGTACTTAAGTTAACTATCCCCCTGGTTCCTAATACAACTTAGATCTGTGCTACTAAAGATCCTTTTACTATCTCTATGTAAATGCAAAGGTTCTATTAATTAACAAACACCATCCACTTATTAATCAACAACACTCATGAAAGAGAGTTCTAAAAGACTCTAAGAGAAAGTTACAGGAGTTGTACATTCTACAGTTCAAAAAGGGTAATCACAGAGACTTACCAGAAACTTCTGAACATATGACACTTTTGATCTAACTTGGGGGCAACAGAGAAGTGAAGATAAGGAAGTCAAAGAGTGTTTCTGAATTACTGGGATTTTCACATATCCTAAATGGAGGACCCAGGATCAGTTAATTATGATGTAAGAATGTATCACGTTATTTACTTATTCTATCCTGGCTAGTTCTAAAACAGATGAAATCTCATAAACTGGATGTGTATGTCATTCTTACTAGCTCATCAATTATTATTTAAAGTGGCTGTGAAAAGCACGAAATTTTCATGAAGCTCACATGGAGATTAAGTAGGAAATTCAAGCTTAGGGCAGAGTGTATGCTACTATCGTGAAAGAAAATTCTCATTTTGATTAACAAATACAATCAATGGTAATTCCACTCCAGCATTCCCAACCATGTATAAAACTTTACCCCTTTTGCATTTATTCTTCCCTGCTCTTTTGTCCTTATCCTGTGTGTTCATAAGTATTactgccatttttaaaaagttattttttccacATGCAAGGGAAAGCACCAGTTCTTTTCTATTTGCTATCCTAGTCTCATTCCAAAATTCTGACTGTCTATACTTCAGGGAATCTCTGGTTTAGTAGTAACAGTTATAAACTATCTTTTCTATTAAAATTCTTCGATATCTGCTACAAACAATGCAGTAGAGGTTTCAGATTAGCCCAACATGCAGGCAACTAGTGTTCCATAAACACCTAAAAAGTTACCAAGAACGctctttattcctattttacttcacagctttataaataatatatatattttaaccacATAAACTACCTGAAAAATACCAGGAATTAACTGAAGGTCACAATTTTTCAGGTATTGCTGTGACTATCATCATTGATATGTCCCAGGTAAGATACTTCCATTATATTTACTCTTTGCTCACTTAAGTCATGAAACACTGATTCCACACCCTCCAACTACGGAACTGCATAGAAATACAAACCTaattattccattattttctaaTATCAACTTCAAACTTATTTACAGTTTGAGATCTCAGCAGTTACTATTTTGCTAGATAGATATGGGTAgatattcattcagtaaacatttatttaatgtacCAAGTACTGTGCTAGTTATGAAACCAGCCATGCTTCTGAGGTAAGATGCATCTTTATAGCTGCTATAAAATTTTATCACTAACCAGCCAAGAAACAGAGAATCCTGTAAGTATATCATACAGTGAGGTTTAGGATTTGTGCTTCTGGGAAGGTGGGGTAGATGTGCTTTTCCCTATTCTTCTCACTAAGTACAACTAAAACCCCTGGACATTAcacataaaacaaacataagactAAAAAGTAGAGAGGAGAAAGTATATTAGCTAGGGCCCTTGGGACCCGAGAAACATCACAGTAGTGAATTCTCTCCCTTGTCTGGGGTCTCATATATCACAAACTTGGAGCTGAAAAAGCTGGCAATCTGCAAATAGCCAGTTGGAGTAGTCAAAAAGCCCCTCTGTACCCCCAGCCAAAAGTCTGCCTTCTCTAGCCAAAAGCCTAGGAAAGGGGAAGCCTGCCTATAAAACAGAAATCTTTTAAACAATAACTGCTGTACTCCAGGCCAACACAGAAAAAACTTTGGTTCTCATCCCCACCCACATCAGCATAAGCCAGATAGACTTCCACCCTCACTAGGTTTTAACGAGACACTCCAACTCCCACACCAGAATAGTGTCAGAGAAGGGTGATTAGGGAGCAGGGACTTTAATTCTTGCTGGACATTAATAAGGACCCCTCCCCCAAGTGTCACTGGAAACTGCATGGGGAGCCTAGACTTCCACCTCTGTTGTCAGTGATGAAGtacctttctcccttccctctcggGTGGTATCAAAGGAGGCCTAGTTGAGATTCAGGACCTACATACTGCCCCATGGTAATCAGGCCACATGCCCTCCTGTGGTGTCAGTGGAGGCCACGTGGGGAGTAGTAATGAGGCACTCCAGTCCTCAGCCAGGGAGACACCAATGAAGGCCTAGTAGAGATCCGTAACTCCTACGCTCACCCAGCAGAAATGAGGAACATCACCCACACCCCCtggcgcacgcgcacacacacacacacaccacccacccTCTCTAGTGACAGAGTGAGGAACTTGGACTTCTACTCTCACCTGGCAGTAATAAGGTGCCCCCACCCCATGAAGCAGTGTCAAAAGTAGTCAGCTAGAGGAGAAGGTTTAAACAAGATCTAGAGTCTCATAACACAAGATGCAAAATGTCTAGGttacaaaaaaacagaaacaaacaaaactcattcCAAGAACTAagatcttaaggaaaaaaagatgtcAAACACTGAGATgagagatgttagaattatctgacaaagatctTAAAATAGCTATTACAAAAAATGTTTCAATGAATAATTAAGAATGtctgaaacaaattaaaaaaatataaaactcagcaaagaaatataagatatcaagaaccaaatggaaattttaagaagtgaaaaatagaaaaaaacaaaagaagctcAACAGACAGAATCAACAGCAGATcggaggggatagaaaaaggaacctgtgaaggaaggaggaagatacAAAATAGAATTATCCAATAtgaataacagaaaaatagaataaaaaaaatgacAGGGTACCAGGAATCTGTGTGACTGTGACAAAAGAACTGACATTTGTTTTATTAGAGtcctggaagaagagaaagagggcagGGCTGTTAAAGTActaaaataatggctgaaaacttcccaaatgtgGCAAAAGAAGAGAAGCTTACACATTCAAGAACTGAATTGCATTCCAAAAAGCGTAAACACAAAGAAATCCACATCAAGATACATCATagtcaaacatttaaaaactaaagacaaaaaatttAGTCTTGCAAGATGTCGCTTGCAAGAGAAAAGCGACATCTTCTATGGGGAAAAACAATTAGGATaatagcagatttctcatcagtcAACCCAGAAACCTGTAtctagcaaaaatatccttcaggaatgaaggtgaaattaagacattctcaaatgaaggaaaactaatCCTTTTCAGGCAGGTCTGCTGGCACCAAATTCTTAAAGTTCTGAgcagaaaaaaactgataaaaggaGACTTGGAACATCAAGGAGGAACAACACAGTAATAAAAATAGGAACAGGTACAgtaccctttccttttcttctcgaGTTTCCTAAATTATATTTGacagttgaagcaaaaattataaaactgtctAACATGGTTctaaatgtatactttaaatggggaGGGTAAAGGGAGGTAAGGTTTTCTCACTTCACTGAAACTGGTAATATGCTGACACCATTAGACTGTGATAagctagagcaaccactaaaaaagaaCACAAGGAGATACACTCAAAAACATTATAGattaatcaaaataaattacaaaaataatccacaggaaggcaagaaaagagaaacaaaaccagaacaaacagaaaataaaaaataaaatagcacattTAAGCCTTAATAaacaattacattaaatataagtaGTCTAAAGAATCAAAAGAcagattgggggcttccctggtggcgcagtggttgagagtccgcctgctgatgcaggggatgcgggttcgtggcccggtccgggaagatcccacatgccgcggaagatcccacatcccacatggccatgagccatggccgctgagcctgcgcgtccggagcctgtgctccacaacgggagaggccacaacagtgacaggcccgcgtaccggaaaaaaaaaaaaaaaaaaaaaaaagattggcagAGTGCATTAAAGAAATGACCAAgtatatgttgtctataagaaacTAACTTCAAATACAGTGATACAGACAGAGTGAATacaaaaggatggaaaatgatTTATCATGCAAgcattaatacaaagaaaatagtGGACATATTAACATCAGATTAAGTAGACTTCACAGCAAAGGAATTTAACAGAGACACAAAAGGACATTAAGGGTCAATCCACCAAGAAGACATAGTACTCCTAAATGTGTGTGCCCCAAGCAACAGAACTACAAAATATGTAgagagaactgaaaggagaaaaagacaagtaTAGTTTCAGACTTAAACATCCCTCTCCCAATTGATAGAACAATTGATAGAACAACTCAACAGAAAATCCACGAGGATACAGAAAAACTCAACAACATTAACCAAAAGGATACAATctacatttatagaacatttcacccaatacacagaatacacatttttttattaAGTGCCCATGGAACACATACCAAGATAAACCATATCCGGGGCCACAAAGTagccttaataaatttaaaagaattgaaatcatacagagtcTGTTTTTagaccacaatggaatcaaactagaaaccAGTAACAGGAAAATCTCTTAACATCTGGAAAATAAataacacttctaaataatccatgaatcaaagaggaagtctcaaggaactttttaaaaaagtcactgCACTGAATGAAACTGAAAATACAGCATATTAAAATTTGTGTGACACAGCTAGATCAAGTGCCAAGAGGAAAACTTTATAGTACTAAATGCATACATTAAAGAGGAGATGCCTcaagtcaacttttttttttctttttacctcaagaacctagaaaaagagcaaaataaacccacaaagcatgtagaaggaagaaaataataacagaaatcaaccaaaatgaaaacagaaaagcaacagacaaaaatcagtgaaataaagagctggttctttgaaaagactataACAGacaaacctctagcaagactaacaaagaaaaaaagtcacatattatcattatcaggaataaaacaaggtATAGTACCATAGACCCTGCAGATATCAAAAGGATAACAgaactatgaacaactctatatACATAAATCTAACAACTTACTCATGAATTTACTAttatcctgatatcaaaaccagataaagaagatacatacaagaaaactacagaaaactACCTTcataaaatagacataaaaatccttaacaaaataatagcaaatatagttcagtaatatatattaaaaaaatacacacctcTAATAAGTAGGGTTTATTCTAGAGATGCAAGGCTAattcaatatttataaatcaataaatgtgatccaccatattaatagatgaaaaaataagtcatgatcatatcaattgatgcagaaaaagcatttgacaaagtcaGTACCCATTCatgttaaaaactgaaaattaggAAGACAGGGGAACTTCTTCAACTTGGTAATGTACACCTACAAAAAAATCCTACACCCTGTACTACAtagttaatggtgaaagactgaacacTTTCCCCTAAGATAGTGAGCAAAGCCAGATGTCTGCCCTTACTACTCTTAATATATTGCTGGAAGTTCTACCCAGTGCAGtaactcaagaaaaagaaataagacatatAAATTGTAAAGgcatgctgaaaactacaaaatgctgatgaaagaaattaaagacttaaataaatggaaagacacatTGTGTTCGTGGATTGTAAAACTCAGCATAGTAATGATGTAAATTTCCCCAAAACTGATATACAGgcttaatgcaattcctatcaaggTCGAgtaacatttattataaatatagacaagattacttttaaatttatatggaaagcaAATGGACTTGaacaaattcaaaaaaagactaataaagtgggaggaatcagtctacctgatttcaagacttattacatagctacagtaatcaatattGTGTGATTTTGGTGGAAAAGCCGACACATAGATCCATGAAACaggatagagaacccagaaataataACACAAATATGCCCAATTGATTTTTGGTAAAGATGCAAAACCAGTTAAGTGAAGATAGTCTTTACAACAAGTGGTGCTGGTACAACTGTacatccataggcaaaaaatTTAACCTCAAAGTAAGTCTTTCactttatacaaaaattatctcaaaatggatcTGGGACTTAAATATAGAACATAAAACCcattaaaacttttagaaaaataggagaaaatcttcggGCTTTAGggcaaagaattcttagactTCACATGAAAAGCAAACTACATATATGATAAAGAACGAATAACTAGACAATATAAAGAAGTCTGCAAACTCTAtagtaaaaacacaaataatccaattagaaaatgggcaaaagacaccTCACCAAAAAGATATAGATGGcgaataggcacatgaaaagatactcaacattgttagccattagggaaacaaattaaaaccacgatATATAGCAttacacacctgtcagaatggctgaattaaaaaaatatagtgacaccaccaaatgctggtgaaaaTGAGGAAAAACTGGATCACTCAGATATTCCCTAGTGGTAATGTGAAATCATATAGCCACTGTGGTAAACGGTTTGGCACTATGTTAAAAACCTACATGTACAACTATCATATCACGCAGCAATTGCATTcctgggcatttttcacagaaaaatgaaaacttatgttcccacaaaaacctgtacatgaatgtttatatacactttattcataacagtcaaaaactggaagcaatccaGATgttcttcaacaggtgaatgattaaacaaacCGGTACACCCACaccatagaatactactcagcaataaaaaggaatgaggtactgatacacacaacagccTGGATGAAACTCTAGAggattatgctgagtgaaaagcCAATCCCACAAggttatatactatatgattccatttatataacattcttgtaATGACAAAGTTACAGAAATGGGGAACTtagtagtggttgccaggggtcgaGGAGAGGGTAGGGAGGAGGAAAGTAGGTGTTACTATAAAAAGGCAACATGAGACTTTTGAAATGGAAATGTCCTGTACTTTGACTGTAACAACATCAATATCCTGGCTGTGATATTGTACTAcagttttgtaagatgttaccattgtGGAAAGCTAGGTAAATGACACAAGggagctttattttttcttacaactgcatgtgaatctacaataaTCTCAAAAAGTTTGAGGTTGCCCAGCTTTCTAATCCCTGCCAAAGAACAAGGTACATTGTGCATTGTGGTAAATGTTAGCAAATGTTCAGAACTAGAGTTCTTTTGGCTTCCTACTCAGAAAACAGCCTGAAAAGATCCAAGAACTGGTAAGATAACTTTTGTGGTTAGGTGTTAAAAGAAAACTTTGtgggaacttaaaaaaaaccaacaaaacaagaGCAATAAAACAGGAATTAAAGGAACCTGGTTCACCAGCAGGCCTCTAGCTGAAAGCACAAAAGGTTATCCAAAGACCTGTTCATGTTTGCTAATTATAATGCCAAAATCAGCTTCTTTTTCCTGTTCCTATCCTAGTATTTCTTCAGGTTAAAATTCACATATAATATGACTTTTtcaagcagaggtcagagaggcAGAAAGTATGAAATCTTTAAATGTTGTGTAACACTGCTGACTCTACCTCACTTCCCTCTTGGTATACAACTCATAGTGACAAATGATGATTGTTATTGGGAAGTCTTTGAAGAGATATAGATGAGGAGCACCCCCAAATGTTGTTTGTATGAATTTTcttgatattgtctttttttttaaacctaagtgAAGGCAGTTGTTCCTAGAAAATACTGGAGACGGTTGAGTGAATAGatgattttcaaatttacttGCTAGTTTGTGTCTTCTGAGTCTTCCAGCATTCTATCTTGCAGTTATTTAATCATTAGTTATGTTGACTGACAAAGTCCAACAGCCATACAAACCACCTGATAGTGAGAAGCGGTAGAAGCAATGTGGCTGCCCTTTTATTAGGTCCTAATTACCAGATATTACAAGCAAATGTTTCTTACTGTAGAGGCAAATATCCAATCAGGGGATACCTTCTGGTTATATCCCTGAAACctgaagagggagggaagggatagaGAGTTCTAGCATTTCTGGCTTGGGCCTTAGGAATGATTACAGCAATGCTAAGTAATTTTTGTGTCAAACAAAATGTATCATAAAACCAGGGAACTTAAGAGAATCGTTAGTCATCAAGCTCAAACCTTTTCTGATGCATGAGTTTCCTTTCTGTTCTGGAAAAGTTGTTGTCCAACCTTTGCTTGAATGTCTCCAGTGAGGCCTGatttctcacctgaaaaatgaGGGGATTACAGTATGACTGCTGAGGCCCCTTCAAGCTCTAAGTCTGTTTGATGAAATCTAAACTTCTGCTGGCTAAGTCATTTTTTGAAAAGCCTTTTCCTTTTCAATAAGTGAAATTAGTTTCCTCAATCTGTTCTGAGGTTACAGTTATTTAGCATATGTGttattatgtattaaaaaatacttaatatcCTGTTTTGCCATGTAGTATGTATGTTCAGGTGAACACACAAGGACAAACAATTCCCAGAAATttctgagtattaaaaaaaaataaactaatcaGGATGTGGTGGGAAGATACCCTCTATTTAGTCTTTAGAATCATATGCAGATTTCTACCAGGTCTGGAGCcaaatttctaattctgttcaaACTTAGTTTACAATAACTGATTCTTCTGATGTCCTTGGCCACTATCACTATAACTGATCCTGGCCGCAGCATGGCTGGTACTGGTAATTGGTAATCTTGTGATTCAGGCAAGGATCATGAATGGATGATAAAACTACTGGGTGATAGGTTGGGGAACAGGATATATGCATTGTATCAAAGCATCTCCACAGGTTActtatcacaaaaagaaaactgtccCTTTACATTGGGAAGATCTGCCAGTCACCACCTTAACCGGTGTGGTACCACCTATGTgctattcttgccaaaaatgttttATGTGATTGATTATGAGGGAATAATTAGGAACAGCCACAATTTGGGACTATGTGTAAGATGACTAGACTGGTCTTTTCTAAAAAAGTCATAAAGAAAAGGAGTAGAAAGGGCTGTTCTAGAATATGACTAAAGAATTAAGATAACTGAACAGTTGTGAACTTTGGAACTCAAAAccatttttgagttttaaaaataaagactttttggGATAATTGGAGAAATCTGAATATGTTATCTTAGGTGTGATAGTCATATTGTGGCTATGTAACAGTATGTTCTTAAGGAGATACATGCTGAAGAAATAAGGGTTAAAGgtcatgatgtctgcaacttgTAAGTGGTTCAGCAAAAAAAACCTGTATATctctctgtatatgtatatatagagatatgagagtgggaaagagaaagcaaataagtaaaagtgttaacaacaaacaaatgaaagaacaatcCTGTGAGCCATGTTTTTTGTTCCCGGGCTATCTGTTCTTTATTTGATAGGTCAGATGTCTAAACTGATCTGAACTAACTTGCTAGATTGACATAAAATAGGACTCTACCACATGTCCCTTTACTTTAGATCATTTGCAGCAGCTTTACGAAATTGTGCCTGATTAACTGGCAACCCTAACTTAATCAGAGCAAAACATTCTTTTGAAAGATCACTGCATACTCCTTTTGGGTTTAAAGGATGGCTTCAAGGCCTTAAAGGATGAGCCTATGAGCACTGGACTAGATGGGGGCAAGATTACTTGGGTTTTAATCCCAGCTCTGATTGAAGAGTTGTAAGATCCAAAACAAGTCACATTTTTAATGAGTTTCTACACCTACGAGCACACCTTAGAGGGGAAAGGtcactttttcttttacatctaaGTTTCACCTAGAAAATAAGGGAGATAAATCATCTCAAAAGTCTCTTACAGCTCTGACACTGTCATTATatc
This region includes:
- the TIMM9 gene encoding mitochondrial import inner membrane translocase subunit Tim9; this encodes MAAQIPESDQIKQFKEFLGTYNKLTETCFLDCVKDFTTREVKPEETTCSEHCLQKYLKMTQRISMRFQEYHIQQNEALAAKAGLLGQPR